The nucleotide window GAAGAGAACAAACAAAATTTAGAAACAATTATTACCAAGCAAAGAGAACAAATCAATGAATTATGCAAAAAAGAACTTATGGTAAAGTTATACAAAGAGACAGAACAGAGAAAAAGTTACAAAGGGACTGacattaaaaaaatattgaatttgtCTCTCTCAAAAACTTGTCACCTACCTATCATATTATGAATAAATAAAGAGaaagcagcaacaggaaaatttCTAccgatttaaaagaaaaaaagcaatAAGGAGATTGGATGGTAACTGTTGTGTCTCTCTATATCTCTTGAGAAATTATAGTTGGAGAAACGGAAAATAAGACATCTTTGCTCTTCACTCAATAacttgcttcaatcttcttccaTTTACTTGATTGCCAAAGCCCATGGAATACAAAATGTTTAGGTAAAATATAAAGGGTACTAACATTCATGAATCATAATAATGCACATTAAATACTTCTAGATAACGGAACGAATGGAAATATTAACGAAAAATCACATTTATAGATCATAATGATGTATTATTAAGCAAAACGGAAATAACGAATAAACTTTAAGGTAAGAAAGAGAGGAAACAGGATCAAAACATGCAAATGGAGGAGGTAAACTTAACCACTTTTCCATTATTAAAATGGAATTAAGAAGAAACTGATAGgcttcttttattaaaaaaaaaaagaaaaaaagataggcTTCTTTTATAAGTGAGATGGTGCCTTTTCAATGAAAACTTTTCGTtattcttagttaattattgaaaATCGTTTCGTTATTCTTAGTTAATTGTTGAGGTAAAGGTTAAAATAGGAAATCTCAAAAAATTGcggaaaaaaagagagaacatACTAGTCTCTatttactttatatatatatatatatatatatatatatatatatatatatattacgacTTGTTCTACAGTTGAAATTTATCTCAACCATCCCCTCCCTCGTTCAATTCGGCGAAGCAAATCACGCCTATCCAATTTCGTTGGTTTTTGCTTTCTAATTGCTGTTAAGGACCAaaaaagaaaacctagaaatcatgGTGGCTGTGATGATTTGAATAAAGATCTAAGATgtctgagaagaagaagatgagaagTGAAGCGAGCAGCAGCAACAGTAATAGGAATAACAATAGCAATAGCAGCGGTGGTGGAAACAGCAGGGGCGAAACTGTGGTTGCTGATGTTGGTCGCCGTAGGAACTCATGTGGCTACTGTAAATCTGTTGGCCCTACTAGTATCTCTCACGGTAAGCATGGCTATTTAGAGTACTAATAGTTGATGCGATTCTGTTGAATTATCATTAAACACTTGATCGGAGGATCGGATTTGAAGACCATTTGAGCTAGGTGCCAGGATTGTTAGTTGTGCAAGTTATATTGTTCTGGACATATTTAGACACGCAAGTTGTAGTTGCGAGAGAAAGTGCTGGCTTATTTTGTAGATTTTTCAATCTTATGGTAAGATTTACAATCTCTCCGAATTCACGAGGACTTGAATAAGAGCAAAGCACTATAATACCAAAGGTTCTATATTGGGGGATACTCGTTACTTGGAGGAATTAGTTTGTTACTCTAGATTAGGTGTTTGCCAGGAGTTTCTCTAGTTGTTTCAGAAAATGTATGTCATTGGTAGGATTAGTGTGAAATTTAGAGAATCTCTAGTTTTAAAGAAACCTTAGTTTGTCTCTTAAGCAATTTAGGGGTTTGAAATATTGAATGGAGCAGAATGGATATAGAGGATTCTTATAGCCAACATCAACTAGATCGGGATTGAGGCGTAGTTAATTGATTGATATTTCGCTTTCACTGTCCAAGCAGAGATACCTGCATCAATACTTCACTTAGACCCTTTTTCTAAACTTATTTGCTTTCTTTGCAGGTGTATGGGCACGCAGTCTGACAGTTGATGACTATCAAGGTTAGTAAATTGACAGACATTCAAACAGTAGCGCCCAGATTTTTGTTGACCATTTAAAATCATTGTGTCTGATTGCCTGAAGCATGGTAGTAATAGTATGCGATATTATTACTTACCTTGGAGTTCCCCTGAATGATAAATTGATAACTAAGGCATTGACATTAGACTCTATATGGAACATATAGTTTTCGTAACTTTCTCTCTTTCTGAAAGAATAGAATGGGCCCACACTTTTTTTTGATGACGGTGATGTCTGCGCCAGCTTGCGCTCCTCAACTATTTCATCAGATACCTGCCAGGCTGCCACCTCTCACCAGCACAGATACCATGGAACTCTGCCTAACAAGACCTATGCGGAATGAACACATATGTTGCTTTACCTTATGTTGTTGCCTACTTTATATGCACATAGACTACTACCTAATTAAGCTACCCTTACTACGTATGCTGTATTTTAAGTTTCATAATCTGTTTAAAAGATTTGCAGCACATGCAGATGCAGCATCTCTTCTCGTTGAGCATGAACACCTCTCCCATGTATTCATAATCTGTTTAAGAGATTTGTAGCACATGCAGATGCAGCATCTCTTCTCGTTGAGAATGAACACCTCTCCGTTGTACATATCCATAGAAGCAACAGCCTGTCTTTGTCATGTGATTCTGAATTCTGATTGCAGAGGCACTGTAGATTATATGAGTTTCCTAATCAAATTTTGTTACATGGTTGTATATTGGTTTTCTATTTTGTAGCTCTTCTAGACAGAGGATGGAGAAGATCTGGCTGTTTCTTATACAAGCCTGAGATGGAGAAGACATGCTGTCCATCTTACACTATCCGTCTCAGAGCAGGTGAATTTGTTCCTTCCAAAGAACAACGTCGAGTACTGAAAAGCATGCAGAGGTATCTTATTGTTTCCCCTTTTCTTTATGATTAGTAAGTTAATTCTAGCTAAATTAATGCTTGTAGACAAAACATCATAGTTAAATCAATAGCCTCTAAGTGACTGTCAGAAATGTCTATTACTCTGCCATTTCAAATCATTATAGCTTGGGTACTACAAATGATGATTATGCATGGAAGGCAGTGTCACGAAATTGTATTCACCTATTGCTGGGTCTGACATGGAACATCAGCTCCATAGACACTCTTTATTCCACAGATTCATATGGGTTACACATAAATATTACCAGGAGTGTTTGGAGCTTACACTTACAGTCCTCCTTATTCATCTGGGATCTGTCTTTACTCAGGTGCTTTTGCAGAATGCCTCTGTCTGCTACCTCGAAGCCATTGAGTGGTCATTGAGATAACAACTGTAGTTGATTTGATGATTTATGTGAAAGCAGGTGTTCAGTACTCCCTTGCTTCTAAAGTCTACAGTCTCCAGTCTCCATTATTATCCTGATATCTTTGGCCAAGTTCCTTTCTTTCGTTAGATTTGTGTTCCTAGGTCTATTTCTTCCTTCTGAGATTACTCCATCATGGTGCCATATTCATGTGGACGGACTATAAAATCCTAATGGTGTTCTATACTTGAAAACTCTTACGTTTAGTGATTGTGACACTTTGGCAGCAATGCTTGGCAGTTGGTTTAATGACTGAATTATAGGATTTGTTGGATGCTCTTGGGTTATGTGTGTGTGCATGTGTGTGTATGTGGAGAGAGAGAGAACTCTTACGTTTAGTGATTGTGACACTTTGGCAGCAAAGCTTGGCAGTTGGTTTAATGACTGAATTATAGGATTTGTTGGATGCTCTTGGGTTATGTGTGTgtgcatgtgtgtgtgtgtgtgtatgtggaGAAGGGGGGAGGGATAAGATTTGGGTGCAGTTCGACAAACGGTTCATCATAAATTGGGGATAACATTTATCAAGAAGAATTGGAAGATTTACTTTATTTAGAGTTTGGTTGTTGCTAATATCAAGCTCATTAAATCAAGTAGATGATTTTTGTGATTGCACAAACTTCAaaatctgcacatggtgtttgaCTGTATTGGATATTGGGATTTTTTTAGATATGGTTAAGCTTGAAAAAAATTGAATGCCTAGGTTTCTGGATGGCACATTGGATCGAAGATCAGATGATTTGATGGATACCACAGATACTTCAGGCGTTTCACAAACCACTACCTTCAGTCAAAGTCGAAGCCCTGCAACAATGAAGTCCTTGAGAGATAACCTTGAAGAAAAGGACAAAACTGAACCGTTGATCCCCTATATGGAAAGTCAGATAGATAAAGCAGTACAAACATGCATTGAAAGTGGGGATCTCTGCTCTGACGTTCAGTTTCCAAAAGCCTCTGTCAAAAAGGTTGCACCTGTGAAAAGAAAGTTATCCACTGAAGGGTCTGAGGATCTGTTATTTACCAGCAGCATCGCGTTCCAAATTGCAGCTGCTTTAAGGCGATGCAGAAAAGATGTTGAGCATGGAAAATCATCAAAATTGGGGGCTTGGGAGGGCGAAATGGCTGCTGATTCCCCAAAATTGATTGCTGAAAAACTAGCTAGCTGTCTAAGCAATCTAGCAGAATCATCAGGCTTTTTAGTTAGAGCTTGCAACGGACATATAAACTTCTATTCTTCTGAAAGACGAGTTGATGAAGACAGTGTAGTGAGCAGCCAGAATGAGTCAAAGCTATCCACATCAGGAAGCTGCAGTAAAGAGAGCTGCTCATCAACAGCACAAGGAAACCCTGAGCTCAAAAGAAGGAGGTTTGAGGTTCGTCTTAAAAGGTCCAGTTTTGATCCGGAAGAATATTCCTTGTATAGAAGGTACCAGATTAGGGTGCACAATGATTCGCCAGACGAAGTTGCTGAGAGCTCATATAGGAGATTTTTGGTTGATACACCTCTAGTATTCGTTCCACCCTCTGGGGACCTTACTGTTCCCCCCTGTGGCTTTGGTTCTTTCCATCAGCAGTATCTGATTGATGGACGGCTAGTTGCAGTTGGTGTAATAGACATCCTTCCCAAGTGTTTGTCAAGTAAATATTTATTCTGGGATCCAGATCTAGCCTTCTTATCTTTAGGCAAGTACTCAGCCCTACAAGAAATAAGGTGGATTAAGGAGAATCAAGTACATTGTCCAAGTCTCCAGTACTACTATCTGGGCTACTACATTCACTCCTGCAACAAAATGAGATACAAAGCAGCATACCGGCCTTCTGAGCTGCTCTGCCCTTTGCGTTATCAGTAAGTTTATCTTCTCTCTTAAATTGCAAACAGAAACATATTGTTAATTTGAGATTAAGGACAAGGCCGTTATTCTTTTAAAACTTGCTATTCTGCTATCCATATTTTACTAAAACGCTTGTAGTTCTTCTTTCTTAGATTTGAGAATGTTTCTTGAGAGAAAATAGGACGCATTGTTGATATTGTAATATAATTTGACAACTTTAGCTTAGTTCTGTTTAAGCAGAATATTCGTCCACTTCTTCTGTTGCTTATACTGAACTGGCATTATACCTGTGTCTTGAGTGAGGACATTTTCCATtatcttcattttcttgaattgagTTCTAGATTTTTATATAAggtaagaaaaaagaaaggaggCAAATATTATGGTTAGGAGCAAATTAGTAAAATTAGACTTGattggctgaagtttttgtaaTGAACAACTTATGTTATCGAAACTTAAACACTGCAGTATCAACTTAATGTCCCAATCTTGAATTCGCATTAAAAAATATGAGAAGGGAGACAAAATAATTTGTTGGATACAATTAGATATGATTGGTTTGAGTAAACACGAAATCTGTTTGGTTGAACGAGAGCTTCTCCAAGTCATCATCCATGCCGTTTACTGTTTGATGCTCCAAGGCCATGACTATTGTGGTTCAAAGTAGGCCCTGAAGTTACTATCTgctgtggggtagtgatgttcaAGGGCAACGTAGACACTGACTATTgatggtgtgtgtgtgtgtgtgtctccATATTTGGTGAATAAATCATGGGTTATTGTTTTAAGATCTTCATTTGTTCCACTTTGGTCATGGCATTTCTCATTGCCATGTATGTGATTGAATGATGCTTCCAGGTGAATTGCTGGTTAGTTATTTTGAATCAGCTGAGTCAAGCTCAATTAGTTGGCTTGATCTATTGCAGCATCAAGTGCAAGTGACTTGGAGCCTATTATCTGTGAAACGGAAATAGTAATATGTCTTAATTTTTTTTGTGGCCTTAGCCTAATATGGTCTTGATATCTTGTTAAATGGACCAGATTGGAATTCTTTTAAGGGAAAATGGCACAAGAGGCCCTTGAATTGTCTAAAAGCCTCAGTTTGGCCTTTCTACCATTTCTAGTCACAATCAAGCCCTTAAACTATATGGAAAATCTTAGCAATGCCCCTAGAAGCCTATTATAATCTTCTTGATACCTTGTTATATGGATCAGCTTAAAATTCTTTTTAGGGAAGACAATAGAGGCCCTTGAAGAAACTGAAAGTCTCAGTTGGCCCTTCTACCATTTCCAATCACAACCAAGCCCTTAAAGGGAAGTTGTGAGCTTATGTGCCTGGAGCTCAAGGGAAGTTGACAGAACCATCAAGAAAGTCTGGAATATGGTACCTGCAAGCATTTTTTGGTGTATCTGGGTCGAAAGGAGTAGTAGATGTTTTGATGGATTATCAACTTCAATAGGTTGCTTAAAGGCTAgatgtttggttaatttgtttcaCTAGGCTAACCTTACTACTGTAAACAACTCTGATGTTTTTTTGGACTTTGTCAGCTCTTTAGTTTTGTAGCACTCAACTGTAAATGAGCTGTCAAACTCACTTCTTTTGTAACTTTTGCATCTTCCTGATGCATTTTATGATATATTCtacttacttcatcaaaaaaaaaaaaaatcacaaccaAGCCCTTAACTAAATGGAAAAACTTAGCGAGGCCCTTATACTATTTTTAGTTACCACTTAGTCCCTAACTTCCTATTTCAGCATCAAATAGTCACTTTTGTCCTAAATTGCGCGGACTCTTCATTTTTACATCCAAAGTTATTTTTGACAACTATAGCATAATAACATAACAAGTTATGTGATATTTTATAATTatctttaaaaatatagggaTTAGGTGTTTTATTAGTTTTATCGATAGTTGTGACAAATATATGATCGTTGCTATTTAATTCTGCTCATGAGAAGTGCCATCAACAGGCCCCAGGGCTTAATTCAACTAGCGAAGGTTGAGGACCTGTGActtaggtcacaggttcgagcACTGCGGCATGCAGAgcttggtatttaagtggagaaaggTAGAGCGGCGGGCTAAATATCCCTGAGTTTCGAAAGCTGTGGTTGGTCCTAAAGGTTGGCCCTAGACTGATTTCTcaatcatcaaaaaaaaaaaaaaatgtcatCAACAGGAAAATAAAAGAAGCATTGTTAAGTTTAACACACTTCTAATTGTAGCCGACAGAAGTGGTTGTGTGACAATCAAGACCCGTAACTATCAAAACTTTTTACCTAGGCTCTTGTACTAATTTCAACCAACAATGCCATTATGGGGGCCTAACTTAAAAATAAGGGCTTGTGATATCTTTCACCCTTCTTTTATACATGTAATATTGGAACCAGATATTGTTGAGGTTATCCTGTTGGAAAATCAAACTACACTGCACTGTGCATATAGCTGAATCTTTAGCCAGCATGAACATGACTTCACGTGTTGCTATTTGTGTGCTAACTGTTATCATGTAGTAGGATTACTCACCAATCATGATCTGGTATTGCACCAGGACTAATCTTCTGTGTTCTGACTGACAATATTTCTTCTAATTAGGTGGGTTCCATTTGATGTTGCCAAGCCACTGCTAGACAGAAAACGGTATGTGGTTTTATCTGATATTGCCACAGAAAATGGAGAGCATTTGCCGCCTAGTATCCTTGAAAATTATGaggagcaaaatgatgaaaaacaGTTTCATGGATCAGATGATATTTTTGTTGGTGAGGATGAGGAAATGGATGACTCTGATTTTGAAGATTCGGATGACGAATTGGACCCTGAGAGCAGTGACGTCCAATTGCCCAAAGTAGAAAATGGAGATGTTGGCAATGTTTTGATTGGGTTGAAGGAAGTTCGTCTGAGATACAAAGTAAATATTCATTGCCTTTTACATTAACAGCTTTTGCATATCAAAGTGAAGTATAGTCCATCAAAGTGAAGTATAGTCCATCAAAGTGAAGTATAGTCCTTATTATAATTATTCTAGACTAAAAATGTTACATATAAAGTCCTCTTAAAATTATGTGCTTTGGAATGATGACAAACACAAATGTGAGGTatagaaatgaaaaacaaaacagcAAAGAAGCAGCAAGTAGTGATCTGGTTCTCTACTAATGGTTTACCCATTGAAAAAATATGGCTTTAAGGATAGATAAACTTGTTATGCTGCTTCTAGTAAGTGTTCTGATTCAGAAAACTCATGCAAAAAAAATACCTTTCCAACAGTTCTTTTTCTGCTTTATGCTTAATGTAACCGATTTACTTTCTTTCTTCAAAGGATTTGCGGGAAGCTTTTGGTTCCAGCGAAAGGCGGTTTATGGAGACGCAACTGCACAGATACTTGAGGGCTGTTGGTACAGAGCTCTCTGAACGAATGGTTTATTCATTGGGCTAATGCAATAATCTATTAATTCAGTGCATAAAGTTCTTGCTCTCATTGTAATTTTATGGTGTCCTTGTCAAGCTGTTGGTAGAGCTGAGGAGCCTGGGAAAACCTCCTGAAGTTTGTGCATCAACAGTGCATTTCTTGGTGTGCTCAGGGATGCAAACTAGGAGGGAACTAATTTAGTTATTCAACGTGACCTGCATCGTGAAGCAATCGTAATTCAGGGGCTGGTTATTGGTACTGTGCTGCTCTGCTAGTCGACATGGAATAAACAAGAATCAGATTGGGGTGGAGCTACTCAATATGGCCCCTGATTGGAAATCTTCAAGCATCAAGTGGCTTGCTTTATCCTTCTCCCATTATGAAAGCAGCACATATTACATTGCAAATAATCTTAGAAGTCGTTTAGAATGTGACTTTGAGGGGCGTATGCTACTAAGAATATTTATTGCAGTCTGATTGCCAGGTTGTTTTGGATCGTGTTTAATTTACAACGGTTCATGAAATTTACTGCTTGACGAAGTCCCCCTCGTTTTTGGCTATTAACCAATTGGAGGGAGACAAATTCTCGTCaaaatagcatgggctagccagttttcggattggtcatttagctagcgtttgccaagtcattaaaaaataaccactattttgttgcaacagagatcggtccagcataatatactggagttcggtgcgcgaacttctagcatattatgttggaccggtatactttgctggctccagtatattatactggagttccagcaaagtatactggagtattttccggatttaaacaatgttttcgttcaactttatctttacatgaaaagtgactaaatttcaataactacttgtaaatctggttatttttaaatttctcccaaGATTCTCTCTAATACTATCAGCTTTGAAATCCAATATCTCCTGACCTCTGAACATGAAAATATATCATGTCGTTAAAAGAAGTGGGAAATAAACACAATAGGATACTTGTAATGATCCAAGAAAACGTAGACCGAAggctttggggggggggggggggggggcggtgGGAGCACGCATCGtttgtaatttctttaatttcttctttatatttgttGTATATTTCTGGTATGTACAATTAGAGGGACATTTTAGAGTgaatttatactatattaaaagcccGTTAAGCGatatatcgttcgcctttttcaCTTTTTAAAAGTAGAGTTTACTCTGGACAAAATAGCCATTTgttattttcctaatagttaagactttaaaataaatcaaaatttggtattttcttatttaaactaaagtcttatatttaggactttaaaatcgaTTAGGAATTTAAAATCTATAAATCCTTTCCTTAATTAAGTAACATAACTTTAAGAAAAAAAGTATGGAAATCCTCCGCTTCTTGATTATGGAGCAAATTTAACTTTTCTGTGTTTTCTTTAATTTATAAACCAGGAAGGTAATATTCGAACAGTTTGTAGTCTGTCGATTTCGTCGGCTGCAG belongs to Nicotiana tabacum cultivar K326 chromosome 6, ASM71507v2, whole genome shotgun sequence and includes:
- the LOC107825680 gene encoding arginyl-tRNA--protein transferase 2; translated protein: MSEKKKMRSEASSSNSNRNNNSNSSGGGNSRGETVVADVGRRRNSCGYCKSVGPTSISHGVWARSLTVDDYQALLDRGWRRSGCFLYKPEMEKTCCPSYTIRLRAGEFVPSKEQRRVLKSMQRFLDGTLDRRSDDLMDTTDTSGVSQTTTFSQSRSPATMKSLRDNLEEKDKTEPLIPYMESQIDKAVQTCIESGDLCSDVQFPKASVKKVAPVKRKLSTEGSEDLLFTSSIAFQIAAALRRCRKDVEHGKSSKLGAWEGEMAADSPKLIAEKLASCLSNLAESSGFLVRACNGHINFYSSERRVDEDSVVSSQNESKLSTSGSCSKESCSSTAQGNPELKRRRFEVRLKRSSFDPEEYSLYRRYQIRVHNDSPDEVAESSYRRFLVDTPLVFVPPSGDLTVPPCGFGSFHQQYLIDGRLVAVGVIDILPKCLSSKYLFWDPDLAFLSLGKYSALQEIRWIKENQVHCPSLQYYYLGYYIHSCNKMRYKAAYRPSELLCPLRYQWVPFDVAKPLLDRKRYVVLSDIATENGEHLPPSILENYEEQNDEKQFHGSDDIFVGEDEEMDDSDFEDSDDELDPESSDVQLPKVENGDVGNVLIGLKEVRLRYKDLREAFGSSERRFMETQLHRYLRAVGTELSERMVYSLG